TTCTCGATCGCGCAGGAGTTCGCCGGCACCCGGGCGGCCCGCCTGGAGCCGGTGAGATGGAGCGACCTCGGGCTGTCCGCGAGGCGCCCGGTCTACTCCGCCCTCGCCACCGCGACCCGGTATGTTCTGCCGTCGAGGGAAGAGGCCGTCGGACGCTGGAGGAAGGAGCGGAAGGGATGAACCTCGAATGCCTGGGTTGGATGGAGGAGGCCAGGAGGGCCCTCGGGGTGTTCGACACATCCCAGCTCGACCCCGTCGTCAGGATCTGCGCCGCCTGCCTCGAGGGGGGCGGGACCATCCTTGTCTGCGGCAACGGGGGCAGTGCGGCCGATTCGATGCACCTGACCGCCGAGCTCGTGGGCAGGTTCCTCGCCGAGAGGAGGCCGCTCAGGGCGGTCTGCCTCTCCGACGACACCGCCTCCATCACCGCCATCGCCAACGACTACGGATACGATAAGGTCTT
The Candidatus Fermentibacter sp. DNA segment above includes these coding regions:
- a CDS encoding SIS domain-containing protein, with translation MNLECLGWMEEARRALGVFDTSQLDPVVRICAACLEGGGTILVCGNGGSAADSMHLTAELVGRFLAERRPLRAVCLSDDTASITAIANDYGYDKVFARQVEALARPGDLLIAISTSGRSPSVIRAVEAARAAGAGVVAMTGEGGADFAASADAAIIAPASVSGHVQEVLMAAGHALCAALEAGLAGKPS